One Onychostoma macrolepis isolate SWU-2019 chromosome 15, ASM1243209v1, whole genome shotgun sequence DNA segment encodes these proteins:
- the ccdc153 gene encoding coiled-coil domain-containing protein 153 has product MPPKKKGKGNGKKDKSKKSTPEKDDGLAEKYRRSVLDVAVLKEHLALRTSITRQATAVRDDLKSQIRDLEQVLGQERSDIKDITTDLNRQYKSMETDLQTKVNRLEVSVDLLEMQLAECQVKLKSEREQREKTEAEKDAIISDLQSKLDSMERECEKILHGCLDSLLSHLAETRLQWEEQSTVIHQEVKDTLRDFGINPLHI; this is encoded by the exons ATGCCACCAAAAAAGAAAGGGAAAGGAAACGGCAAAAAGGACAAGTCTAAAAAGAGCACACCAGAAAAAG ATGATGGACTTGCAGAGAAGTATCGGAGAAGTGTCTTAGACGTGGCTGTTTTAAAAGAACATCTTG CTCTGAGGACCAGTATAACGCGTCAGGCCACTGCAGTGAGAGATGACTTGAAAAGTCAAATCAGAGATCTGGAGCAGGTGCTCGGTCAGGAACGATCAGACATTAAGGACATCACTACAG ATCTCAACCGTCAATATAAGTCCATGGAAACAGACCTGCAGACGAAAGTAAACAGGCTTGAAGTGAGTGTAGACTTGCTTGAGATGCAGCTCG CCGAATGTCAGGTTAAATTAAAATCGGAAAGAGAGCAGCGAGAGAAAACAGAAGCAGAAAAAGACGCCATCATTTCTGACCTCCAAAGCAAACTGGATAGTAtggagagagagtgtgagaagATCCTGCAC GGCTGCCTGGACAGTTTGCTCTCTCACCTGGCTGAGACACGGCTGCAGTGGGAAGAACAGAGCACAGTCATTCATCAGGAAGTCAAGGACACTCTCAGAGACTTTGGGATAAACCCACTTCACATATGA